In Haliaeetus albicilla chromosome 3, bHalAlb1.1, whole genome shotgun sequence, the following are encoded in one genomic region:
- the UPP1 gene encoding uridine phosphorylase 1 isoform X2, producing MAPGVSNEKKTDDEQSSRENFIHLCNPHLEKMKEDILYHFALGTGTHDFPALFGDVKFVCVGGSPSRMRAFIAYIAEELGLGSPGCDYPNICAGTDRYAMYKVGPVLSVSHGMGIPSISIMLHELIKLLYHAKCSNITIVRIGTSGGIGLEPGSVVITRQSVDATFKPQFEQVILGKTVIRSTNLDEQLAKELMECSKEIGQFNTVIGNTMCTLDFYEGQGRLDGAICLYNEEEKLQYLKEAYDSGVRNIEMESSVFAAMCNLSGVKVEDPVLAGVCSGLTLAGHQVPTKAGLSLPLLSWAGERKYNKRLVGQDKDRERSLTNYRHGKNRLDLKKINLIFCQPNQSRME from the exons AGAGAATTTTATCCACCTCTGCAACCCtcacctggaaaaaatgaaagaagacaTCCTGTACCATTTTGCACTTGGGACTGGTACCCATGATTTTCCAGCATTGTTTGGAGATGTAAAG TTTGTATGCGTTGGAGGAAGTCCTTCACGGATGAGAGCTTTTATCGCCTACATAGCTGAAGAACTGGGGCTTGGGAGCCCTGGCTGTGACTATCCTAACATCTGTGCGGGAACTGACCGTTACGCAATGTACAAAGTGGGACCTGTTTTGTCAGTCAGT catGGTATGGGCATTCCTTCTATTTCAATCATGTTGCACGAGCTGATCAAACTGTTGTATCATGCCAAGTGTTCCAACATAACCATTGTTCGCATTGGCACCTCTGGTGGAATAG GTCTGGAGCCAGGCTCAGTGGTTATAACTAGGCAATCTGTAGATGCCACCTTCAAACCTCAGTTTGAACAGGTTATTCTGGGAAAGACTGTAATTCGCAGTACAAACCTAGATGAACAGCTAGCTAAGGAACTGATGGAGTGCAGTAAAGAAATCGGTCAGTTCAATACAGTCATTGGAAACACTATGTGCACTTTGGATTTCTATGAAG GACAGGGCAGGTTGGATGGTGCAATCTGCTTATATAATGAAGAAGAGAAACTGCAATATTTGAAGGAAGCTTATGATTCTGGTGTCAGAAACATAGAGATGGAGTCTTCTGTATTTGCGGCAATGTGTAATCTCAGTGGTGTCAAAG TGGAGGATCCAGTCCTAGCAGGAGTCTGTAGtggattgaccctggctggacaccaggtgcccaccaaagctggtctatcactccccctcctcagctgggcaggggagagaaaatataacaaaaggctcgtgggtcaagataaggacagggagagatcactcaccaattaccgtcatgggaaaaacagacttgacttaaagaaaattaacttaattttttgCCAAccaaaccagagtagg ATGGAGTAA
- the UPP1 gene encoding uridine phosphorylase 1 isoform X5 encodes MAPGVSNEKKTDDEQSSRENFIHLCNPHLEKMKEDILYHFALGTGTHDFPALFGDVKFVCVGGSPSRMRAFIAYIAEELGLGSPGCDYPNICAGTDRYAMYKVGPVLSVSHGMGIPSISIMLHELIKLLYHAKCSNITIVRIGTSGGIGLEPGSVVITRQSVDATFKPQFEQVILGKTVIRSTNLDEQLAKELMECSKEIGQFNTVIGNTMCTLDFYEGQGRLDGAICLYNEEEKLQYLKEAYDSGVRNIEMESSVFAAMCNLSGVKVEDPVLAGVCSGLTLAGHQME; translated from the exons AGAGAATTTTATCCACCTCTGCAACCCtcacctggaaaaaatgaaagaagacaTCCTGTACCATTTTGCACTTGGGACTGGTACCCATGATTTTCCAGCATTGTTTGGAGATGTAAAG TTTGTATGCGTTGGAGGAAGTCCTTCACGGATGAGAGCTTTTATCGCCTACATAGCTGAAGAACTGGGGCTTGGGAGCCCTGGCTGTGACTATCCTAACATCTGTGCGGGAACTGACCGTTACGCAATGTACAAAGTGGGACCTGTTTTGTCAGTCAGT catGGTATGGGCATTCCTTCTATTTCAATCATGTTGCACGAGCTGATCAAACTGTTGTATCATGCCAAGTGTTCCAACATAACCATTGTTCGCATTGGCACCTCTGGTGGAATAG GTCTGGAGCCAGGCTCAGTGGTTATAACTAGGCAATCTGTAGATGCCACCTTCAAACCTCAGTTTGAACAGGTTATTCTGGGAAAGACTGTAATTCGCAGTACAAACCTAGATGAACAGCTAGCTAAGGAACTGATGGAGTGCAGTAAAGAAATCGGTCAGTTCAATACAGTCATTGGAAACACTATGTGCACTTTGGATTTCTATGAAG GACAGGGCAGGTTGGATGGTGCAATCTGCTTATATAATGAAGAAGAGAAACTGCAATATTTGAAGGAAGCTTATGATTCTGGTGTCAGAAACATAGAGATGGAGTCTTCTGTATTTGCGGCAATGTGTAATCTCAGTGGTGTCAAAG TGGAGGATCCAGTCCTAGCAGGAGTCTGTAGtggattgaccctggctggacaccag ATGGAGTAA
- the UPP1 gene encoding uridine phosphorylase 1 isoform X1, with product MAPGVSNEKKTDDEQSSRENFIHLCNPHLEKMKEDILYHFALGTGTHDFPALFGDVKFVCVGGSPSRMRAFIAYIAEELGLGSPGCDYPNICAGTDRYAMYKVGPVLSVSHGMGIPSISIMLHELIKLLYHAKCSNITIVRIGTSGGIGLEPGSVVITRQSVDATFKPQFEQVILGKTVIRSTNLDEQLAKELMECSKEIGQFNTVIGNTMCTLDFYEGQGRLDGAICLYNEEEKLQYLKEAYDSGVRNIEMESSVFAAMCNLSGVKVEDPVLAGVCSGLTLAGHQVPTKAGLSLPLLSWAGERKYNKRLVGQDKDRERSLTNYRHGKNRLDLKKINLIFCQPNQSRVMRNKTKS from the exons AGAGAATTTTATCCACCTCTGCAACCCtcacctggaaaaaatgaaagaagacaTCCTGTACCATTTTGCACTTGGGACTGGTACCCATGATTTTCCAGCATTGTTTGGAGATGTAAAG TTTGTATGCGTTGGAGGAAGTCCTTCACGGATGAGAGCTTTTATCGCCTACATAGCTGAAGAACTGGGGCTTGGGAGCCCTGGCTGTGACTATCCTAACATCTGTGCGGGAACTGACCGTTACGCAATGTACAAAGTGGGACCTGTTTTGTCAGTCAGT catGGTATGGGCATTCCTTCTATTTCAATCATGTTGCACGAGCTGATCAAACTGTTGTATCATGCCAAGTGTTCCAACATAACCATTGTTCGCATTGGCACCTCTGGTGGAATAG GTCTGGAGCCAGGCTCAGTGGTTATAACTAGGCAATCTGTAGATGCCACCTTCAAACCTCAGTTTGAACAGGTTATTCTGGGAAAGACTGTAATTCGCAGTACAAACCTAGATGAACAGCTAGCTAAGGAACTGATGGAGTGCAGTAAAGAAATCGGTCAGTTCAATACAGTCATTGGAAACACTATGTGCACTTTGGATTTCTATGAAG GACAGGGCAGGTTGGATGGTGCAATCTGCTTATATAATGAAGAAGAGAAACTGCAATATTTGAAGGAAGCTTATGATTCTGGTGTCAGAAACATAGAGATGGAGTCTTCTGTATTTGCGGCAATGTGTAATCTCAGTGGTGTCAAAG TGGAGGATCCAGTCCTAGCAGGAGTCTGTAGtggattgaccctggctggacaccaggtgcccaccaaagctggtctatcactccccctcctcagctgggcaggggagagaaaatataacaaaaggctcgtgggtcaagataaggacagggagagatcactcaccaattaccgtcatgggaaaaacagacttgacttaaagaaaattaacttaattttttgCCAAccaaaccagagtagggtaatgagaaataaaaccaaatcttaa
- the UPP1 gene encoding uridine phosphorylase 1 isoform X4 has protein sequence MAPGVSNEKKTDDEQSSRENFIHLCNPHLEKMKEDILYHFALGTGTHDFPALFGDVKFVCVGGSPSRMRAFIAYIAEELGLGSPGCDYPNICAGTDRYAMYKVGPVLSVSHGMGIPSISIMLHELIKLLYHAKCSNITIVRIGTSGGIGLEPGSVVITRQSVDATFKPQFEQVILGKTVIRSTNLDEQLAKELMECSKEIGQFNTVIGNTMCTLDFYEGQGRLDGAICLYNEEEKLQYLKEAYDSGVRNIEMESSVFAAMCNLSGVKAAVVCVTLLNRLEGDQISSSHDVLVEYQQRPQKLVGYFIKKSLGKV, from the exons AGAGAATTTTATCCACCTCTGCAACCCtcacctggaaaaaatgaaagaagacaTCCTGTACCATTTTGCACTTGGGACTGGTACCCATGATTTTCCAGCATTGTTTGGAGATGTAAAG TTTGTATGCGTTGGAGGAAGTCCTTCACGGATGAGAGCTTTTATCGCCTACATAGCTGAAGAACTGGGGCTTGGGAGCCCTGGCTGTGACTATCCTAACATCTGTGCGGGAACTGACCGTTACGCAATGTACAAAGTGGGACCTGTTTTGTCAGTCAGT catGGTATGGGCATTCCTTCTATTTCAATCATGTTGCACGAGCTGATCAAACTGTTGTATCATGCCAAGTGTTCCAACATAACCATTGTTCGCATTGGCACCTCTGGTGGAATAG GTCTGGAGCCAGGCTCAGTGGTTATAACTAGGCAATCTGTAGATGCCACCTTCAAACCTCAGTTTGAACAGGTTATTCTGGGAAAGACTGTAATTCGCAGTACAAACCTAGATGAACAGCTAGCTAAGGAACTGATGGAGTGCAGTAAAGAAATCGGTCAGTTCAATACAGTCATTGGAAACACTATGTGCACTTTGGATTTCTATGAAG GACAGGGCAGGTTGGATGGTGCAATCTGCTTATATAATGAAGAAGAGAAACTGCAATATTTGAAGGAAGCTTATGATTCTGGTGTCAGAAACATAGAGATGGAGTCTTCTGTATTTGCGGCAATGTGTAATCTCAGTGGTGTCAAAG CTGCTGTAGTGTGTGTCACTCTTCTGAATCGGCTTGAGGGGGACCAGATTAGTAGCTCACATGATGTACTTGTGGAGTATCAGCAGAGGCCACAGAAGTTAGTGGGATATTTCATTAAGAAAAGTCTTGGGAAAGTATGA
- the UPP1 gene encoding uridine phosphorylase 1 isoform X6 — protein sequence MAPGVSNEKKTDDEQSSRENFIHLCNPHLEKMKEDILYHFALGTGTHDFPALFGDVKFVCVGGSPSRMRAFIAYIAEELGLGSPGCDYPNICAGTDRYAMYKVGPVLSVSHGMGIPSISIMLHELIKLLYHAKCSNITIVRIGTSGGIGLEPGSVVITRQSVDATFKPQFEQVILGKTVIRSTNLDEQLAKELMECSKEIGQFNTVIGNTMCTLDFYEGQGRLDGAICLYNEEEKLQYLKEAYDSGVRNIEMESSVFAAMCNLSGVKDGVKGCMTT from the exons AGAGAATTTTATCCACCTCTGCAACCCtcacctggaaaaaatgaaagaagacaTCCTGTACCATTTTGCACTTGGGACTGGTACCCATGATTTTCCAGCATTGTTTGGAGATGTAAAG TTTGTATGCGTTGGAGGAAGTCCTTCACGGATGAGAGCTTTTATCGCCTACATAGCTGAAGAACTGGGGCTTGGGAGCCCTGGCTGTGACTATCCTAACATCTGTGCGGGAACTGACCGTTACGCAATGTACAAAGTGGGACCTGTTTTGTCAGTCAGT catGGTATGGGCATTCCTTCTATTTCAATCATGTTGCACGAGCTGATCAAACTGTTGTATCATGCCAAGTGTTCCAACATAACCATTGTTCGCATTGGCACCTCTGGTGGAATAG GTCTGGAGCCAGGCTCAGTGGTTATAACTAGGCAATCTGTAGATGCCACCTTCAAACCTCAGTTTGAACAGGTTATTCTGGGAAAGACTGTAATTCGCAGTACAAACCTAGATGAACAGCTAGCTAAGGAACTGATGGAGTGCAGTAAAGAAATCGGTCAGTTCAATACAGTCATTGGAAACACTATGTGCACTTTGGATTTCTATGAAG GACAGGGCAGGTTGGATGGTGCAATCTGCTTATATAATGAAGAAGAGAAACTGCAATATTTGAAGGAAGCTTATGATTCTGGTGTCAGAAACATAGAGATGGAGTCTTCTGTATTTGCGGCAATGTGTAATCTCAGTGGTGTCAAAG ATGGAGTAAAGGGATGTATGACAACTTAA
- the UPP1 gene encoding uridine phosphorylase 1 isoform X3: MKEDILYHFALGTGTHDFPALFGDVKFVCVGGSPSRMRAFIAYIAEELGLGSPGCDYPNICAGTDRYAMYKVGPVLSVSHGMGIPSISIMLHELIKLLYHAKCSNITIVRIGTSGGIGLEPGSVVITRQSVDATFKPQFEQVILGKTVIRSTNLDEQLAKELMECSKEIGQFNTVIGNTMCTLDFYEGQGRLDGAICLYNEEEKLQYLKEAYDSGVRNIEMESSVFAAMCNLSGVKVEDPVLAGVCSGLTLAGHQVPTKAGLSLPLLSWAGERKYNKRLVGQDKDRERSLTNYRHGKNRLDLKKINLIFCQPNQSRVMRNKTKS; encoded by the exons atgaaagaagacaTCCTGTACCATTTTGCACTTGGGACTGGTACCCATGATTTTCCAGCATTGTTTGGAGATGTAAAG TTTGTATGCGTTGGAGGAAGTCCTTCACGGATGAGAGCTTTTATCGCCTACATAGCTGAAGAACTGGGGCTTGGGAGCCCTGGCTGTGACTATCCTAACATCTGTGCGGGAACTGACCGTTACGCAATGTACAAAGTGGGACCTGTTTTGTCAGTCAGT catGGTATGGGCATTCCTTCTATTTCAATCATGTTGCACGAGCTGATCAAACTGTTGTATCATGCCAAGTGTTCCAACATAACCATTGTTCGCATTGGCACCTCTGGTGGAATAG GTCTGGAGCCAGGCTCAGTGGTTATAACTAGGCAATCTGTAGATGCCACCTTCAAACCTCAGTTTGAACAGGTTATTCTGGGAAAGACTGTAATTCGCAGTACAAACCTAGATGAACAGCTAGCTAAGGAACTGATGGAGTGCAGTAAAGAAATCGGTCAGTTCAATACAGTCATTGGAAACACTATGTGCACTTTGGATTTCTATGAAG GACAGGGCAGGTTGGATGGTGCAATCTGCTTATATAATGAAGAAGAGAAACTGCAATATTTGAAGGAAGCTTATGATTCTGGTGTCAGAAACATAGAGATGGAGTCTTCTGTATTTGCGGCAATGTGTAATCTCAGTGGTGTCAAAG TGGAGGATCCAGTCCTAGCAGGAGTCTGTAGtggattgaccctggctggacaccaggtgcccaccaaagctggtctatcactccccctcctcagctgggcaggggagagaaaatataacaaaaggctcgtgggtcaagataaggacagggagagatcactcaccaattaccgtcatgggaaaaacagacttgacttaaagaaaattaacttaattttttgCCAAccaaaccagagtagggtaatgagaaataaaaccaaatcttaa